The genomic segment TGTGACGGTCCCCAGGAGCTGCGCTCGCGGGGCGCCACCTTCCCGTCAGGGCACGGTCTCACCTGCCGTCCTCAAGCCCCCGTGGCAGCTGCCAGGCGCCGGCTGTGCAGACGAGTGCTTCCCGCACGAGGGGAGGCCGCCCCCCCGGGCTGCACCCGCGTTGCCTCTTGGGAGACAGTTCGCCACCGTATGGGTCCGCTCCACGCCCGGCTCCCGCCGACGGCCCAGGCACACGCCGGTGCCCACGCGCACGCACGAGGCCCGCGCACACGCACACGCTGCCCGCGCGCCCAGCCTCGACGCGGTGACAGGCGCTGCGCTGAAGCAGCCCGGCCGGGCTTTGGAGGCGGCGGACCGAGCTCGGCGCCGGGACGAGTCGGCCGTGTCCATGGGTCAGCGCCGCCCCGCCGGCCGTCCCGCAGCCCCGCAGCCCCGGGCGCACAGGCGAGTGACAGGCCCCTATAGTGTCCATACCTGCCACCGGAAGTGAGTGAGGAGGGCAGTATAGGCATTTCCTGTGACGCGGGCGCCTGGACTCCATTAGGCAGCAGCTGGGGGAAGAATCAACACACCAGGGAGCGGAGCGAAGCGCACCGAGGACACAGGCGGCCgctgcccccgccgccgccgccgccaccgccaccCGGGGCCCGCGCCCCGCCGCTGCCCCGGCCCGGCGCTCCGGGCTGCCCCGGGAGGGGGGGGGGGAAAGGGCCCGGATCctccttctccccctcctcctcctcctcgctcCCAGTCACCCCGGCCCGACCCCGGCCCCCGCCCGACCCCGGCCCCCGTCTCGCCCCCCCGGCTTCCCACCACGGCCTCTCTCGGCGAGGAAACTCTGGCCTCCGCTTCCTCCTCCTCCGACTCGGACGCCGGCGGAGCCTCCCCGCCCCCGCGGAAGAAGCCCCGAGCCTCGGCGGCGGAGGGAGTAGGAGAGCCCGGGGCTTCGGCAGGCCGAACAGGCCTCTCCCCGCCGCCCGCGTCGTCGTCGTcctcagtggtggtggtggtgggcgtCCCCGcggccgccgcccccgccgccgcctccgGCCCCCTCCGCGGCAGCGGCCCCAGCCTGGTCAGCGGCAGCGTCATGCAGGCCAACGGGGCGGGCGGCAGCGGGGGCGGCGGGGGCCAGGGCCAGACCCAGGAGCTCGCCTGCCTGTCGGCGCAGAACGGGGAGTCGTCCCCCTCGCCGTCGTCGTCCGCGGGGGACCTGGCCCACGCCAACGGGCTCCTGCCCGCAGCCCCTGCCGCCGGCAACAATAGCAACAGCCTGAGCGTCAATAACGGGGTCCCCGGCGGGGCCGCCGCCTCGGCCATCCCGGAGCTGGGCAGCAGCCTCAAGAAGAAGAAGAGGCTCTCCCAGTCGGACGAGGATGTCATCAGGCTGATTGGACAGCACTTGAATGGCTTAGGGCTCAAGTAAGTACCCTTCTGCCCGCGGTAGGGGCGGACCGCGGGCCGGGCCGCGAGAACCGGAGGCTGCCGTCTGCGCGCGAGGCAGGGGCGCCGGGGTCTGGCCCGGAGGGCCGGGCAACGGGCGTCAAAGGGTCTTTTCTGGTACGTCTCGTAGGCATCTTTGTGggacacctccccacccccacctctgacAGACAGCCCAGGCAACTACAAGTCAGGGAGGACAATCACCTACAAGTGTTTATGGGAACCAAGGGGCTGGAATACTTTGGAAAAAGGCTGTTGAATAAATCTGATGGGAATAATGAGGACACATACCATGTTGATGTCATTATGGCCCTCCTGTGCGTGCAAAAGACCTACCACTAACCCATCTCAAATCCCAATTTAATACCAAGAAGGCAACTACCTCTGTAAAAGGGACATCTGATCTGGTGAatcatttgttttcaaatacaaTTTAGGTGGCCTTGCTTACCTTAAAATAGGGTGAAGGGAAACAATGACTTTGGCCAAAAACCTGATTTTGTAGGCACACAAAGAACTAGAGGTGGTGGAAGGCAGGATGGGTGAGAGTGCCATGGAGCCCGCTGGTAGGTGAAACAGAACCAGAATGAGAGGAAAGAACAAAACATGCAACAATCTCTTGGCCCAGATTAAAATGAGCTCTTAGGCCAGCAAATGTGTAGTTTGGGATTTATAGATTTGTTACTGAGAAGGAGGGGAAAGAGCACTTCTTGAAAGTGGCCTGAAGTATTTTGATTCTCAGGCAGATTATTGCACTGTTTGGCTGAAAAATAAATGGAGCTGAATAAAAAAGCATTGAGACAAACACAAATATAAGACTAATAAAGAATCTTAGATACCAAAATATCTGATGAAAGAAAGCACATTTGATAAGTCTTCTAAGCTCTCAGAGAAAAGGGTACTTGTAGGAAGATTTCACTTTGTTCCCTAAGGAAAAGGATTAGTATGAAAACATTCTGTAAATGCTAACAGAACGTATTACTGACACAGCAAGCTGACAGCGGCAGGAGGAAATAACTCGTGACTCTTTGGAACCTACACCATAGTAAATTTGCTATTTTTAGTATAGAGAGAAAGGGAATGGTTTTTGATGgagcatttgttttaattttaaacattgaCCTAGTAAAATTTCTATGCAAACATAATATCTGAATGTAAGGCTCTTAACTAACAGAGGTCATCTCTATCACCTTGTTTGAAGCTAACACTTTTGATTCTTTGGAAAGGTATTAATGTAATTAGTAAGTAGATCctggtgttttcatttattcagccagTTGGTTACAGCATGTTTTTAGAAATGTTACACTTCATCAAACTTGTGAGGCATTAAGTGGCAACAGTAGGGTCTTGACCAGCTATAAATGTATGAAGGTGACAGTTCAGAAAAATTCATGTAGCCAAGCACATTAaagctctttcttttttcatcatGAGATTAGCTTAAAAGCTTTTGCAACAGCTCTCATAGACATGAGTTTATTTGGAAGAGTAACCCTAAAGCTGGACGGGTCTTTTTACACTGTGTCTCTCCTGCAGCCAGACTGTTGATCTCCTCATGCAAGAATCAGGATGTCGTTTAGAACATCCTTCTGCTACCAAATTCCGAAATCATGTCATGGAAGGAGACTGGGATAAGGTAAAGTAGGGCATATAGAGCTGTGTGACTGCTGCTAAAATTATATGTTTGCTGTGCATTGTGtaatatttgtttctcttttatacCAATTTTTGCAGGCAGAAAATGACCTGAATGAACTAAAGCCTTTAGTGCATTCTCCTCCTGCTATTGTGGTAAGAGGCGCACTTGAAATCTCTCAAACGTTGTTGGGAATAATTGTGGTAAATACACTTTTGTTCTTAGTTTCACATTTATGCTTATTTTACTGGGTTATTGATAACTCTAGTCTTCTGTCTCTTGTAAAAGATAAGGTCTAAAAATagttaaatttcatataattaaatttttaaactaGGGTGACTGCTTGTGATGTTTTAAAGTTtgagatttgtgtttttaaaattatctataGTAAATGTGTTGTTTAGACCTAGTTTATTATTAAGCTTCTACGAAATATATAGAAAGACTTTAATGCTTTCAGTGCTATTAtaggagttttatatttttataatcaagTTTATATTATACTTAAAATGATGAATGTGCAGGTAATTAAATAAGTAggtgatatattttttttttcaatctttggGAATTTTAGTTAATTCAAACCAATTCCTTTAGTGTGCTCAACATTTTCTGTTCTTGCATTCATTCCAGTTGTGTGAATTGACAGTGTCAAAGTTTGTATAGTATGTATCACTCTGGTGGGGGGTTTGTTTGCAAATTTGGTCATTGGGCTCTGCTTACTGGCCTTATTTCCCAACAAGATCAATTTAGTAGCTTAACCTCTTTCATAAATCTCAATGAATTTTTTATACTGATAGGCTTTAATTCTTCTGTAGATGTTGGTGAGAGAGGAGGAGATAAGTTTTTTCTAAGTTCTTGTGTTTGGAAACCATGAAGAATCAGCTGCTAGCTGCTGGCTTTTTAAACTTCTAGCTGATTCATTTGTTGTCAAAAGCAGTTTCCTGTCtggtgggggagggaaagaaggcTAATAGGAAGTGAAGTAGGAAAACCAGCTGTTTGTTAAATATTAGTAAATGACTGCTACATTTTGCTTTGAGGGTTTTAAttaaatcaaatattaatttttctgcctttgtctTTAAACCTAATAGAgcctcctgtttttgttttttttttggagtttttttgaaaccttaattataaaaaaaatttttagattcTCAATATAGTTTTACACAGTAATGTAATCTAGAGAATGGACTTAAGGTGAATTAAAGGTGCAAAGAAGTATGAACAAATATGGATTCACTTAATTTGATGATctagtatattttttctttaaatattttaaatactaagtTTAACTTACTATTGAATGAGATGATTGATAAATGAATTCATGGAATAATCAATTCCATGGTAAATTCTACAAATGAAACACAGATGTTAGATAAACATATGTGCTCAAAAGGATCACGAATTTTCCAGTAACTAAAATTTTCCCTAATCAGTgtgtttggggttttttaaaaaaaacacacctcAGTATATTTTAATTGGGTCTGACAGAAGGGAAGGTGACcctaaaataaagacaatttaatGGATTTTAATGGACAAAATATGGATTGTGGTTCTTTTCCCACTGGACCAGTTAGCACTGCTTGTATGGTGACAGTAAAGGACTTGCACATGgacaattttgaaataaatgtgtgattggggtgggtgggggggtgttttctttttttaagctttaCCGAAATTTTATCTGTAATTCAATAGTAGAAATTTTAATAGGCTTACTTCCCAAGTTTTTCTTACTTGTTGATAGTAATTTGAGACCTGAATTAGAGTTAGATTATGACAACCTCATTAGAAACCTTCATTAGGAGCAATATGTAAGTTGAGGAAAGGTAGCTGTAGATAAAGAGGAATCCTTTCTTTTTATAGCCTATTCAGTATGTAGAGCATTTTAGGATCTAGTAAAAGATGAAGATTAAATCTCTGACCTCTCGCCATCAAACTGTTAGGTATTTACACAAAGAAAGGGGGTCCAGTTTTATCTAATTTTGAGCATTGATGAATCAATTGCTTTTTAAAGATTAGGTTCAGCAATTTTTTACCTTTCTAATTATGTTTAGATTTACTCctctcatctctaaaataatcTAAGCGTAAATTTGTAATATACCTTAGAAGACAACTATTGGATTTTgtttaaaacataattattttaattgtatgCCCAGACAATTTGATGTCTTAGTCTAGACTAATATTGTATCCTACTTTTTGAACCTGAATGTTTTTTATTGACCCAATTCACTCTACTCCCTCCCccctatatttttaaatggttttcagTCAAATGATACTAGGAATAGCAGAATTTGCTCTGGATTTACTGGAAGCTGAGCTCATGAATCAACATTTTTTAGTTTGGGTTCAAATATGTTTAACCATATCTGGGGAATTTGGGTGGGCATTTGAGATCAATAACGTAAGAAAACTTTTATATCTCTAAAGGGggttaaattttaatattaaaattttttaatataaatatgcttAACGAAAGTGTTCAAATGTTAGCTTAATGTGTAAAAATTAACTAGTATATTGTAAAGTTAAATAGGAGTTTTGAAAGCCATGGttcaaatataattaatttcCCCTTTACTCCAAGTCATGATTTAACTGATATAACTTGGTTATAATCTTACTCCAGGGTTAGTCAGAACCACTACTAAGTTAGCTAGGAGGCTGCCTTCACAGTTGTAACCAGACTTCCTGTCTATTGTAACttctgagtttttctttcacattgAGTAGAATGTAATTGTATGGGAGGAAAGGATAAATCAGTCCAAATTTTGGGTAGGATAGGGAGGCAACAGCAGGATTTAAAACTGTCTTTTGGGCTGTCCTAGCACTTACCAATTTCAAGTTTTTATTAGATagtgaatgaaagaaatatttcctAGCCCAAAGGTGCTGAAAAATTATCAGAGAGCAGAAATAATCTCTTAACAGAGGTCTGATTAGGAGTtggggaaagacagaaaagataGATTATTTTCTcaacctgtttctttttcttttcttcttcatttaagcttgttgtcttaaaaaaataaaaataaggcccTCAGCAAACTTCAATTCTGCCTGATTTTTTAAACTCTTTCAGTAAATAATTAACATCATttgtgaaaaacattttcttgaaactatttacattttagtgctttaaattttaggaaataaagtACAGTTTTACTCTCCAGCCTTACCATATGTGTCAAGTACTTGAACtgatttttaggaaaataaatatttttgtcaacCAGTTCTTTAGCTGTGTTTGGCCAGCAAGCATGTTAGTTGCTGCCAGGCACACTACCAGGATTTCATATCTgaggatattctttgtcttatTTGGGATAAAATGACTCAGAGAGAAATGTTCTTTCACTGCTTTTATAGCATTCCCTGTATGTACAGAAGTACATGTTTATATTGGCTTCTCTCAAAGTTTTACTCTGCCTCCTTCTTctctcctgccctgcctctgcccctcagAAAGAGACTAACATGTTCTAGCAGGATCTTGGtaggaaaataaggagaaaatagCACTTGGGGCACTGTCCCTACCCACATTGGACATTGCAATGGCCAAGTGGGAATGGGGGTAAGAGGACTTCATGATTGAGACCCAAAAAATGtttgccctttatttcttttttttttttaattcccacaaATTCACAGTGGCTAAGAAGATttagtaaagaaattaaatacaaatgCTGGCCAGTTTCATGCGGTATTTAACATTTACAAATAACTAATTCTCatgtttgaatttaaaaaatgaaacttttaatagtgtatttataaatggaaatatataaacTCTCCGCAAAGAGTTGAAGTTTCTTTCAGAAGGCAAAATGGTAAGAATGTCCAGAATACTTCAAATATAAAATCCTTTGGTTtttaggttgtttttgttttacttagtctttcattttttagtttttgtcaCCTGGtagatttcaaagtattttcttatttgacATCTAAAGGTCCCTAAAACATGTACAGCAGAATACTTTTCAGGTCATCTTGGTAATTCTGAAACATTGATTAGTCAGTCTAACTTTAGGTGTAAAATTTGGTAAGTGTAATTTTTCTAGGGTTATAGGAGCATATCTCATAGTAtgaaattttttctgttgttctttagTTATATACTTAAGATTAGATTATTACCAAATGTAAGGAATGTTCATAAAAGATGTATTTCACTTGTAAAAGATAGATTTACATGTATGCCTGACATAAGgaggtttgttttgtttactttctctggAAGCCATTTTTATAAACTTGTAACTTGTGCCTTTCTTCTAAATGGTCCCTAATAGAAAATGTCCTAGAGTAGTTTATTATACTCTTAATTCTGTAAGAAAGTTGTAATTTCTCCACTCCATTTTTTTGAtggtatatttttaatgtttttgaagtaAACTTCTTACTGAAGAAGAAAAGGCTGGCATTGGGTTTTACTTTTAAATAGATTTGGAATCTTTGTCACAGTATTCCTTGGAGTCTTTAAGTATGAAATATAGTCCCTATATGTACTGAATTTTCTACATCCATCAGTTAGCTTAAATGCCACAGTAGCAGATATGATAGAGTCCCTCCTAGCAGTGgtatttttaattagatttaacttttaaaagaaattacaaaCTTGATATTTATAAGTATCTCTTCCTCTAGCAAAAAGCTACTAAGTTTGTGATGATCACTTTCAAGTTAAAAGTAAAGTTTTAGAGTAAAGGAACATTAAAAAGGATTAAAGCCAAATACTTTTCAGATAAAATCTAAATATGCCAAGTACTTCATCATAAGCCTGAAAATGGTTGGTTcttttgggaggaaagagctgatGATAGTTATCTGTGCTGCATAGTTAAATGCATCACTGTTAAACTAATACACAAATACAGAATCATTTTAAAGACCTTTGAGTTCAACCCTCTATTGTAGGCACCCCTCTATTGCCTTCTTACTGAAGAAGAAAAGGCTGGCATTGGGTTTTAGAGAGAGGGAGTCCCAATCAGACTTGTGCTGTCCACCTTGTACATCAACCTCAGATGCACTTGATGGATAGTTCTTTTGAGAAGCCAAATTCTGACCCTTTGCAGCTTCTACCCTGTGGCTGTAGTTCTGCTTTCTGTTCTACTTAGTTGTTCTTCCAGAGAAGGACTCTTAAAACACAGTGCTCTTAAATCATTCCTCCATTAACTCGTTTTTCTGCCATCTTTTTGAAACATGTTGCATAAGCTCCTCCTCCCCCAATTCCCTAATATGAAAGTGTTTTTAAAACGTAAATTTAGCATACTTGGAATAGTTCTAAATTTTCAtacaagatttaaaattttaggtGAATGTTTTGAAGGCAGAATTCATTTTCTCCTATGTTGATGTGTCACTAACGATCTTACCTAATTTCAGATTATTCGTTCAAGGCAGAGTTTTATTAAGATGTGGAATTAAGCAAAGTCACATTAATCTGCTGTGACTCTATTAAACCAAAATATTTTGGGTCATCTTAATGCTTTATAAAAAGTTACTTTGAAGGGCATAGTAGAATGGTTTCTACTGTTCTATTTAGGCACATTTTCTGAAACTTCCATCAACTTTTTTCCCCTGACTGCTGCTTTCTGTCATGTCAGAGGATGAAGTTCTTGCTGCTGCAGCAGAAGTACCTGGAATACCTGGAGGACGGCAAGGTCCTGGAGGCACTTCAGGTCCTACGCTGTGAGCTGACGCCACTGAAATACAATACGGAGCGCATTCACGTTCTTAGTGGGTGAGGACGCTTGGTTCTTAAACTCCAGGCCAATGAAGGGGCTGTTCTTTTTATCAGGGTTACTGTTCCAAAGCTACATCTCTCAACATTTTCCTAGGATCaaaatattgttaaatttttAGATAATATTTGGATAAATTTACTTATATATGCACAAACTATCTTTGTCTTCCTAGGAAGATTTCCATCTTAGAATGGCGAGAGATTTAAGTGGGTGGAAAGGAGAAGGAATATGTTTTGCCATTGAAATGCTATTTTGTAATCTGTAAAAACCCAATGGCATAATCTTCTACAAGAACAATAAGCAGTGAAGTTTCCAGCATTGATTTATACAATTTTTTGAAATGTGTACTTATCATGTACCAAGTGGTTTCTTTAACATTTTGTATAGATAGTCTTGTTCTATCCTCATGTCAGTCGTTTAAATGTTAGACTGCCCAAAGCCTTGGTTCTGGCCCTCCCTTCTATTCTTTGTCTACACACTCTTCCGAGGTAACCTCATTCTCCCCCCATGCCTTCATACACCATCCATAGGCTGGTGCTTGTAAATTATCCTCTCAGTCAGACTCTCCATGTATACGTCTAAATTGCCTACTTGACAGTCTCCATTTAGATGTTTAATAGGTGTCTCAGGGTTACATGTACAAAACAAAATTCTTGATTCCAGTTGTCCCTCCGCTCACTCCACCCTGCACAGACCTGTTCtcacccagtttcctcatttcagTAAATGGTAAGACCTATACCCACATGTTCAAACACAAGGCTCAAACCTCATCCtcacaatttttttgttttaactttaacCTGTATCAGCCTAACTGAAACCATACGACGTTtgtccatttctctgcat from the Manis javanica isolate MJ-LG chromosome 11, MJ_LKY, whole genome shotgun sequence genome contains:
- the WDR26 gene encoding WD repeat-containing protein 26 isoform X1, whose protein sequence is MGPLHARLPPTAQAHAGAHAHARGPRTRTRCPRAQPRRGDRRCAEAARPGFGGGGPSSAPGRVGRVHGSAPPRRPSRSPAAPGAQATAGGRINTPGSGAKRTEDTGGRCPRRRRRHRHPGPAPRRCPGPALRAAPGGGGGKGPDPPSPPPPPPRSQSPRPDPGPRPTPAPVSPPRLPTTASLGEETLASASSSSDSDAGGASPPPRKKPRASAAEGVGEPGASAGRTGLSPPPASSSSSVVVVVGVPAAAAPAAASGPLRGSGPSLVSGSVMQANGAGGSGGGGGQGQTQELACLSAQNGESSPSPSSSAGDLAHANGLLPAAPAAGNNSNSLSVNNGVPGGAAASAIPELGSSLKKKKRLSQSDEDVIRLIGQHLNGLGLNQTVDLLMQESGCRLEHPSATKFRNHVMEGDWDKAENDLNELKPLVHSPPAIVVRGALEISQTLLGIIVRMKFLLLQQKYLEYLEDGKVLEALQVLRCELTPLKYNTERIHVLSGYLMCSHAEDLRAKAEWEGKGAASRSKLLDKLQTYLPPSVMLPPRRLQTLLRQAVELQRDRCLYHNTKLDNNLDSVSLLLDHVCSRRQFPCYTQQILTEHCNEVWFCKFSNDGTKLATGSKDTTVIIWQVDPDTHLLKLLKTLEGHAYGVSYIAWSPDDNYLVACGPDDCSELWLWNVQTGELRTKMSQSHEDSLTSVAWNPDGKRFVTGGQRGQFYQCDLDGNLLDSWEGVRVQCLWCLSDGKTVLASDTHQRIRGYNFEDLTDRNIVQEDHPIMSFTISKNGRLALLNVATQGVHLWDLQDRVLVRKYQGVTQGFYTIHSCFGGHNEDFIASGSEDHKVYIWHKRSELPIAELTGHTRTVNCVSWNPQIPSMMASASDDGTVRIWGPAPFIDHQNIEEECSSMDS
- the WDR26 gene encoding WD repeat-containing protein 26 isoform X2: MGPLHARLPPTAQAHAGAHAHARGPRTRTRCPRAQPRRGDRRCAEAARPGFGGGGPSSAPGRVGRVHGSAPPRRPSRSPAAPGAQATAGGRINTPGSGAKRTEDTGGRCPRRRRRHRHPGPAPRRCPGPALRAAPGGGGGKGPDPPSPPPPPPRSQSPRPDPGPRPTPAPVSPPRLPTTASLGEETLASASSSSDSDAGGASPPPRKKPRASAAEGVGEPGASAGRTGLSPPPASSSSSVVVVVGVPAAAAPAAASGPLRGSGPSLVSGSVMQANGAGGSGGGGGQGQTQELACLSAQNGESSPSPSSSAGDLAHANGLLPAAPAAGNNSNSLSVNNGVPGGAAASAIPELGSSLKKKKRLSQSDEDVIRLIGQHLNGLGLNQTVDLLMQESGCRLEHPSATKFRNHVMEGDWDKAENDLNELKPLVHSPPAIVRMKFLLLQQKYLEYLEDGKVLEALQVLRCELTPLKYNTERIHVLSGYLMCSHAEDLRAKAEWEGKGAASRSKLLDKLQTYLPPSVMLPPRRLQTLLRQAVELQRDRCLYHNTKLDNNLDSVSLLLDHVCSRRQFPCYTQQILTEHCNEVWFCKFSNDGTKLATGSKDTTVIIWQVDPDTHLLKLLKTLEGHAYGVSYIAWSPDDNYLVACGPDDCSELWLWNVQTGELRTKMSQSHEDSLTSVAWNPDGKRFVTGGQRGQFYQCDLDGNLLDSWEGVRVQCLWCLSDGKTVLASDTHQRIRGYNFEDLTDRNIVQEDHPIMSFTISKNGRLALLNVATQGVHLWDLQDRVLVRKYQGVTQGFYTIHSCFGGHNEDFIASGSEDHKVYIWHKRSELPIAELTGHTRTVNCVSWNPQIPSMMASASDDGTVRIWGPAPFIDHQNIEEECSSMDS